In Zhaonella formicivorans, one DNA window encodes the following:
- a CDS encoding DUF2680 domain-containing protein, translating to MKKKIILVVAAAMLVVMLAPTAFAAVNNQQKEEINKLYQQMFDLKRQIIDKYVEGGEITKEQGEYYKKNLDYMQKYQSEYGYGMMGPGGCGGAGYGMMGGSGMMGGYGQLY from the coding sequence ATGAAGAAAAAAATTATTTTAGTAGTTGCCGCCGCAATGTTAGTGGTAATGCTTGCTCCAACAGCATTTGCCGCCGTCAATAATCAGCAAAAGGAAGAAATTAATAAGCTTTACCAGCAGATGTTTGATTTGAAGAGGCAAATTATTGACAAATACGTTGAAGGCGGAGAGATAACTAAAGAGCAAGGCGAATATTACAAGAAGAACCTTGACTACATGCAAAAATACCAAAGTGAGTATGGCTATGGCATGATGGGACCTGGCGGCTGCGGCGGCGCTGGTTACGGCATGATGGGCGGCTCTGGCATGATGGGCGGCTACGGACAGCTCTACTAA
- a CDS encoding SHOCT domain-containing protein, with the protein MMMWGPYGWGGMGVWGWIWMLINALIWIGILAGIVALVVRLLQQPAAKPRVEAPMDILKRRYATGEISKEEFERMKAEIKD; encoded by the coding sequence ATGATGATGTGGGGACCATACGGATGGGGGGGCATGGGCGTCTGGGGATGGATCTGGATGCTCATTAACGCCCTAATCTGGATTGGTATTTTAGCTGGTATTGTGGCTTTAGTAGTCCGACTGCTGCAGCAGCCGGCCGCTAAACCCAGGGTGGAAGCCCCAATGGATATCTTAAAGCGGAGATATGCTACCGGCGAAATCAGCAAGGAAGAATTTGAAAGGATGAAAGCTGAAATTAAAGACTAA
- a CDS encoding response regulator transcription factor, which translates to MHTKILVADDEAKLRQLVKAYLEKEGFEVLEASTGKEALAKYTQAKVAILDVMMPEGDGWLVCKEIRKNSNIPIIMLTARGEEMDRLMGFDLGADDYVTKPFSPKELVARVKAVLRRATEVDKSEDESLVFGDLEINSYSRKVTLAGKEIALTPKEFDLLFFMAKQPSRVFSREQLLEKVWGYDFFGDLRTVDTHVKNIREKINQVSSTHKFIHTVWGVGYKFDAVMA; encoded by the coding sequence ATGCATACCAAAATTCTGGTGGCAGACGATGAAGCCAAGCTGAGGCAATTGGTGAAAGCATATCTGGAAAAAGAAGGCTTTGAGGTGCTGGAGGCCAGTACCGGCAAAGAAGCTTTGGCTAAATACACCCAGGCAAAAGTAGCCATTTTGGATGTGATGATGCCAGAGGGCGACGGCTGGCTGGTGTGTAAAGAAATTAGAAAAAACAGCAATATACCTATTATTATGCTTACTGCCCGGGGTGAGGAAATGGACAGGCTAATGGGGTTCGACCTGGGAGCTGATGATTACGTGACTAAGCCATTTAGTCCAAAAGAGCTGGTGGCCAGGGTTAAAGCAGTGCTGCGCCGTGCTACTGAAGTGGATAAAAGTGAAGATGAAAGCCTCGTTTTTGGGGATTTAGAGATCAACAGCTATTCGCGAAAAGTCACTTTGGCAGGAAAAGAAATTGCTTTAACTCCCAAAGAATTCGACTTGCTGTTCTTTATGGCAAAGCAGCCCAGCCGGGTCTTCTCCCGGGAACAGCTGTTGGAAAAGGTATGGGGATACGACTTTTTCGGGGACCTGCGTACTGTTGATACTCATGTAAAAAATATCAGGGAAAAAATAAACCAGGTTTCATCAACCCACAAATTCATTCATACAGTTTGGGGAGTGGGGTATAAATTCGATGCTGTCATGGCTTAA
- a CDS encoding ATP-binding protein, whose product MLSWLKTRVSAKLLLATTSLMLIVLLALGISLFKLLETFYLNEKANNLLTHGKEIAALLTSDHRSQIAGQVETIGKFVNADVMVVDKTGLVMACGNRMGMNEGMHLQTAEVRQVLAGQPVIRKGFHEHFKEPVLTVAIPVETGNEVIGAVLLYSPYKDFYATITSIKHLILYTALGATALTMLLAFFFSNKLSRPLIAMQKAALQMSTGNFQVRVPIESEDEIGSLAQSINYMAENLDNHTRELSQQKERLSTILTSMSDAVVVFDNSQKVTLYNPPADKLLGQQLAPDKKFGEIFTTLDPRVWQQVLAGQTLRDVEFRLDGKTLSANLSPWKGQDEHTSGVIIIVQDITQKKRTEQIRKEFVASVSHELRTPLSFIQGYSEALLDDIPQSEEEEKEYLGIIKEESIRLRSLVDDLVDLNQLELGQLQLNKSEIDLSDLIKQVVRKYQSTSASSNVALTFTEKGVSQYVSADAMRIQQVLINLLDNAFRHTPAGGTIRIILNYEPEWAVIKVADTGVGIPKEEIPLIWERFYKVDKARTRQGGTGLGLAIVKQIIEGHKGEISVESELNKGTKFIIKLPYKD is encoded by the coding sequence ATGCTGTCATGGCTTAAAACGCGGGTAAGCGCAAAGCTGTTACTGGCCACTACCAGTTTGATGCTCATAGTCCTTTTAGCCCTTGGTATTTCCCTTTTCAAACTGTTGGAAACATTTTACCTGAACGAAAAAGCCAATAATTTATTGACCCATGGGAAGGAAATAGCGGCGCTGCTCACCAGCGACCACCGGTCTCAAATAGCCGGTCAGGTGGAGACCATTGGCAAATTTGTCAATGCCGATGTGATGGTGGTTGACAAAACAGGCTTGGTTATGGCATGCGGCAACAGGATGGGCATGAATGAGGGAATGCACCTGCAAACGGCTGAAGTGAGGCAAGTTTTAGCAGGCCAGCCGGTTATAAGGAAGGGTTTTCACGAGCATTTCAAGGAGCCGGTATTGACTGTGGCCATTCCTGTAGAAACGGGAAACGAGGTGATTGGGGCAGTACTCTTGTACTCTCCTTATAAGGACTTTTATGCCACCATTACTTCGATCAAGCATTTAATATTATATACTGCCCTGGGGGCAACCGCCCTGACTATGCTCCTGGCCTTTTTCTTTTCCAATAAACTTTCCAGACCGCTCATCGCTATGCAAAAAGCCGCGTTGCAAATGTCTACGGGGAACTTTCAAGTGCGGGTACCTATCGAATCGGAGGATGAGATCGGGAGTTTGGCCCAGTCCATCAACTACATGGCTGAGAACCTGGATAACCATACCAGGGAGCTGTCGCAGCAAAAAGAGAGGTTATCCACCATCTTAACCAGTATGAGCGATGCGGTGGTTGTCTTTGATAACTCCCAAAAGGTCACGCTATATAATCCGCCGGCAGATAAGCTGCTAGGGCAGCAGTTGGCCCCGGACAAAAAATTCGGAGAGATTTTCACCACTCTGGACCCACGGGTTTGGCAGCAGGTACTGGCAGGACAAACGCTGAGGGATGTGGAGTTTAGGCTGGACGGCAAAACATTGTCAGCTAACCTTTCCCCTTGGAAAGGCCAAGACGAGCATACCAGCGGAGTCATCATCATTGTGCAGGATATAACGCAGAAGAAAAGAACGGAGCAAATCCGCAAAGAATTTGTGGCCAGCGTTTCCCACGAGCTGCGCACCCCCCTCAGCTTTATCCAAGGTTACAGTGAAGCGCTGCTTGATGATATACCCCAGTCGGAAGAAGAAGAAAAAGAATATTTGGGGATTATTAAAGAAGAGTCCATCAGGTTAAGAAGTCTGGTTGACGATTTGGTTGACTTAAACCAACTGGAATTAGGCCAGCTGCAACTGAATAAATCGGAAATCGACTTAAGCGATTTAATCAAACAAGTGGTGCGCAAATACCAGTCAACCTCGGCTAGTAGCAACGTGGCCCTTACATTTACGGAAAAAGGGGTCAGCCAGTATGTATCTGCTGATGCCATGCGCATACAACAAGTGCTCATCAATCTTTTGGACAATGCCTTTAGGCATACTCCTGCCGGAGGCACCATTAGAATAATACTGAATTATGAGCCTGAGTGGGCGGTAATTAAGGTAGCTGACACGGGGGTGGGCATTCCTAAGGAGGAAATCCCCCTTATTTGGGAAAGGTTCTACAAAGTGGACAAAGCCCGTACCAGGCAGGGTGGAACCGGCTTGGGCCTGGCTATCGTTAAGCAGATTATTGAAGGACATAAGGGAGAAATTTCTGTGGAAAGCGAATTGAACAAAGGGACAAAATTTATTATTAAGCTTCCGTATAAAGACTAA
- a CDS encoding GntR family transcriptional regulator: MDISRIEEKGLSQLAKKSIYKYIKSMDLNVSNKLPREEVLAEKIGVSRITVRSALNELASEGIIFRKQGKGTFVNKEALQIKVTFNPIDDLRFVILNSGYNAKVETVNIKARASTIDEANKLQVKHESKIFVIEKIFYADDYPAVYCIDRIPAESLEGTVSFDDMTTSIYEFLRLTLGKIIIWDKVELSTITSEELRALSPHFKCTDGKSFLNCDVINYDQEDNPVLYTNEYIDTNYIRFNMIRQKKFSFKDK; encoded by the coding sequence ATGGATATAAGCCGGATAGAAGAGAAAGGTTTAAGTCAATTGGCCAAAAAATCTATCTACAAGTATATTAAATCAATGGACCTTAATGTAAGCAATAAACTTCCCAGAGAGGAAGTGTTGGCCGAAAAAATAGGCGTAAGCAGGATTACGGTAAGAAGCGCCCTTAATGAACTGGCCTCAGAGGGGATAATATTTAGAAAGCAAGGCAAAGGTACCTTTGTCAATAAAGAGGCTTTGCAAATTAAAGTCACTTTTAACCCCATAGATGATCTGCGCTTTGTCATTTTAAACAGTGGCTACAATGCTAAAGTGGAAACAGTAAACATAAAAGCAAGGGCCTCAACTATTGATGAGGCGAATAAGTTACAAGTAAAACACGAAAGTAAAATCTTTGTAATTGAAAAGATTTTTTATGCTGACGATTATCCGGCAGTATACTGCATAGATAGAATTCCTGCAGAATCCCTTGAAGGCACAGTTTCCTTTGATGATATGACCACATCAATCTATGAATTTTTGAGGCTGACCCTGGGTAAAATAATTATTTGGGATAAGGTTGAACTCTCGACAATAACCAGTGAGGAGCTTCGTGCCTTAAGTCCCCACTTCAAATGCACCGATGGTAAATCTTTTTTAAACTGCGATGTTATTAATTATGATCAGGAAGATAACCCGGTTTTATATACAAATGAATATATTGACACCAACTATATCCGTTTTAATATGATCAGGCAAAAAAAGTTCAGTTTTAAGGACAAATAG
- a CDS encoding BMP family protein, producing the protein MVSKSKRILALLMVFVFAGSLLVGCGTAQDKQSGEAQSEEKQEAFKVAVLLPGPINDNGWNASAYEGLKLVEQELGAEIAYKESVPQSDIEESFRGYAAQGYNVIIGHGFQFADAAKKVAQEFPDTIFLMSDSKEFQEPNVGSYSVLAKEAGFLGGVVAASYTKSGKVAIVGGLSIPPVTNMVEGFKLGAKYVNPQVEALTTITGSFEDVAKAKEMAKVFIQQGADIVMHQADQAGLGVIEAAKEAKIPAIGVIKDQSGLAPDTVLVSAFRNIPEGILYIVKQIKEGNFKAQFYPLGVKQDVVGLIWNPQLEGKVSPEAKAKIDQIIADLKAGKIDIEALPQQ; encoded by the coding sequence ATGGTGAGCAAAAGTAAAAGGATACTGGCATTGTTAATGGTATTTGTTTTTGCAGGTAGTCTGTTAGTTGGCTGTGGCACTGCGCAGGATAAACAGTCGGGCGAGGCTCAAAGCGAGGAAAAGCAAGAAGCATTTAAAGTTGCAGTTTTGCTTCCCGGACCCATTAATGATAACGGCTGGAATGCTTCCGCCTACGAAGGTTTAAAATTAGTTGAGCAAGAGCTGGGTGCGGAAATCGCTTATAAAGAAAGTGTGCCTCAATCGGATATCGAAGAGTCTTTTAGGGGTTATGCTGCTCAAGGTTATAATGTGATTATTGGACATGGATTCCAGTTTGCCGATGCGGCTAAAAAGGTTGCTCAAGAATTTCCGGATACTATTTTCCTGATGTCTGACAGCAAGGAATTCCAAGAGCCTAACGTTGGTTCTTACAGCGTTCTTGCTAAAGAAGCCGGTTTCCTGGGAGGCGTTGTAGCAGCTTCCTATACTAAATCAGGCAAGGTTGCTATTGTTGGGGGTCTGTCTATTCCGCCTGTTACAAATATGGTTGAAGGTTTCAAACTCGGCGCAAAATATGTTAATCCTCAAGTAGAAGCTCTTACTACAATCACAGGCAGTTTTGAAGATGTTGCCAAAGCGAAAGAAATGGCGAAGGTGTTCATTCAGCAAGGAGCTGACATCGTCATGCACCAAGCGGACCAGGCCGGTCTAGGGGTGATAGAAGCAGCTAAGGAAGCCAAAATACCTGCCATTGGTGTAATTAAAGATCAAAGCGGTTTGGCTCCCGACACGGTGTTGGTCAGTGCCTTCCGCAATATTCCCGAAGGGATTCTTTATATAGTAAAACAAATAAAAGAAGGTAATTTCAAGGCGCAATTCTATCCGCTTGGTGTTAAGCAAGATGTTGTGGGCTTAATCTGGAACCCACAGCTGGAAGGTAAAGTTTCCCCTGAAGCCAAAGCAAAGATCGACCAGATTATCGCCGATCTTAAAGCAGGTAAAATTGACATTGAAGCTTTGCCCCAGCAGTAA
- a CDS encoding ABC transporter permease translates to MTTKIDSRKSWVTESFKNMASPLVAIFFALGLGAVVILFMGLDPLKAYENLLKGSLGNTNAIGETLVKTTPLIFTGLSFALAKRCGLINLGAEGQLYMGGFLATVVGIYLKGLPLFIHLPLAILAGFIGGGLWGILAAWLKVKFGASELITTIMLNYVAIHWVSYLVTGPMKEPPGNFPQTPAVELSAQLPRILPGTRLHLGLLVALLTIVLFYVFLWKTTVGYETRVVGLNSEAARYAGINPERNAFLSMFIAGGFAGMAGMNEILGIQHRLFQAFSPGYGFDGIAVALLGQNTPIGILLSGILFGILRSGANMMQMAAKVPIAVIYIIQALVIMFVVGSSIFNFVQKRKGLAAAAKGEGVSC, encoded by the coding sequence ATGACGACAAAAATTGATAGCAGGAAAAGTTGGGTAACGGAAAGTTTTAAGAATATGGCCTCTCCACTGGTGGCCATATTCTTTGCCTTGGGCTTGGGCGCAGTGGTTATTTTATTTATGGGACTGGACCCTCTCAAAGCTTATGAGAATTTGCTGAAAGGATCATTGGGAAATACCAACGCCATTGGCGAAACGCTTGTTAAGACCACACCTTTGATTTTTACAGGATTAAGTTTTGCCTTGGCTAAACGCTGCGGCTTAATTAACCTTGGCGCAGAAGGACAGCTCTATATGGGTGGTTTCTTGGCTACTGTTGTAGGTATCTATCTTAAAGGATTGCCGCTCTTTATTCATTTGCCATTGGCAATCTTGGCAGGTTTTATAGGTGGTGGCTTGTGGGGAATTTTGGCCGCATGGTTGAAAGTAAAATTCGGGGCCAGTGAATTGATTACTACTATTATGTTAAACTATGTAGCCATTCACTGGGTAAGCTATCTGGTTACCGGTCCTATGAAAGAGCCCCCGGGGAATTTCCCCCAAACACCGGCAGTGGAACTATCGGCCCAGCTGCCCAGGATACTTCCCGGAACAAGGCTGCATTTGGGTTTGCTAGTTGCTTTACTAACTATTGTTTTGTTCTATGTGTTTCTCTGGAAAACAACAGTCGGTTATGAAACCAGGGTTGTGGGTCTGAACTCTGAAGCCGCCAGGTATGCCGGAATAAACCCTGAACGCAATGCTTTTTTGTCAATGTTTATTGCAGGGGGATTTGCGGGAATGGCTGGCATGAACGAAATTTTAGGAATACAGCACCGGTTGTTCCAGGCATTTTCCCCGGGCTACGGTTTTGACGGTATTGCCGTGGCTTTGCTTGGGCAAAACACTCCCATTGGTATTCTCTTATCAGGGATATTGTTTGGCATCTTACGCAGCGGTGCCAATATGATGCAGATGGCTGCCAAAGTGCCAATTGCCGTTATCTATATTATTCAAGCGCTGGTAATCATGTTTGTAGTAGGCAGCAGTATTTTTAACTTTGTTCAGAAGCGCAAAGGTTTGGCAGCTGCTGCAAAAGGGGAGGGCGTTTCATGCTAG
- a CDS encoding ABC transporter permease yields the protein MLDVITNFLAADLRTATPILLAALGLVYGERSGIVNIGAEGMMLTGALAGVAGSYFLGNAWFGALAGMFCGALISLIFAYLTITVKADQVVVGAAINILGLGLTTSFARVMFGVNTAPPQIDSFTPVAIPVLAKIPVIGPVLFQQNALVYIALLLVPVAHFILFKTDIGLKVRAVGEHPKACDTVGIDVYKVRYASVLVSGLLSGLAGAYVSLGLLSFFTENMVAGRGFIALAAVIFGKWSPLGALGAALLFGAGDALQFRLQASGTDIPFQFLLMVPYILTILALAGFVGKSQGPAASGVPYSKE from the coding sequence ATGCTAGATGTAATCACCAACTTTTTAGCAGCTGATCTGCGTACAGCGACCCCCATTCTACTGGCGGCCCTGGGCTTGGTCTACGGGGAAAGGTCCGGAATCGTGAACATCGGGGCCGAAGGAATGATGCTGACAGGGGCTTTAGCGGGCGTTGCCGGTTCCTATTTCTTGGGAAATGCCTGGTTTGGCGCTTTAGCCGGGATGTTCTGCGGAGCTCTCATTTCCCTCATCTTTGCCTACCTGACCATCACAGTTAAAGCAGATCAGGTTGTGGTAGGCGCGGCTATTAATATTTTAGGTTTGGGCTTAACCACCTCATTTGCCAGGGTTATGTTCGGGGTCAATACTGCACCTCCGCAAATCGATTCTTTTACACCTGTGGCAATCCCTGTATTAGCAAAAATACCCGTGATCGGGCCGGTGTTGTTTCAACAAAATGCCCTGGTTTATATTGCACTGCTGCTTGTGCCTGTTGCTCATTTTATCCTCTTTAAAACAGATATTGGTTTGAAAGTGCGGGCAGTGGGCGAACACCCAAAAGCTTGCGATACTGTGGGTATTGATGTTTACAAGGTCCGTTACGCCAGCGTGTTGGTGAGCGGTTTGCTGTCCGGCTTGGCAGGGGCTTATGTCTCCCTCGGCTTATTAAGCTTCTTTACGGAGAATATGGTGGCAGGTCGGGGGTTTATAGCTCTGGCAGCTGTTATTTTCGGAAAATGGAGCCCGTTGGGAGCGCTGGGAGCGGCCCTCTTATTCGGCGCCGGTGATGCATTGCAGTTTCGTTTGCAAGCATCCGGGACAGATATTCCTTTCCAGTTCCTGCTTATGGTTCCGTACATCTTGACAATATTGGCATTAGCAGGTTTCGTAGGTAAATCTCAAGGCCCGGCTGCCAGCGGAGTGCCTTATAGTAA